The Phormidium sp. PBR-2020 DNA segment TTTGTCGAACCAAAAGATGGCGTTGGCCACTAGGAAGTTGCGCACTTCGTTGCGGCCATAGTTGAACACCAACGTTCCCCAGCCTTTATGCTCTCCTTTGCGGGGGTCTGCATGTTCGTAAAGGTGAGTCCCATCGAAGAAGGCTAAGCCATGACCATCTTTGGGGAAATGGCCGGGAACCCAATCGACGACAACGCCAATGCCATGTTGGTGACATTGGTCGATGAAATACATCAAGTCTTGAGGGCTACCGTAGCGGGAGGTGGCGGCGTAGTAGCCGGTGACTTGGTACCCCCAAGACCCATCAAAGGGATGTTCGGCGACGGGAAGCAGTTCGATATGGGTAAAATTGAGGTCTTTAACGTAGGGAATGAGGCGATCAGCCAGTTCGCGGTAGGTGAGGAAGCGCGCCCCGGGTTTGAGGTCTGCCACCGCAACGGGGGGTAGGGAATTGCCCAAATAGTCGGTTCCTGGCTCATCGTAGGAGGCATTCAGCCATGATCCGAGATGCACCTCGTAGATGGAAACAGGGGAGGTCATAGGGTCGGTATGACGCCGGGTTTCCATCCATTCCGTATCTGACCATTCGTAGCTGTCGAGATCGGTGACGATGGAGGCGGTTTTGGGACGGATTTCTTGCTGGAAGCCGTAGGGGTCGGACTTTTCGTAGATATGGCCGTCGTAGTTTTTAATTTCGTATTTGTAGGGAGTTCCGACGGCGACTTCCGGGATGAAGATTTCCCAGACTCCGTTCCCCCGTTTAGCCATTTGGTGTTTGCGGCCATCCCAACTGTTGAAGTTTCCTAAGACGGAGACATTGCGGGCGTTGGGGGCCCAAACGGCAAAGTACACCCCTTCGACTCCGTTGGCGGTGAGGAGATGAGCGCCGAGTTTTTCGTAGATGCGGTGATGATTGCCTTCGCTAAATAGGTGAATATCAAAGTCCGTCAGTTTGGGAGACCGGAAGGCGTAGGGGTCGTAAATGACCTGCTCATGGTCTCCTTGTTTGAGCCGTAGTTGGTAGTTGATGGGGAAGGGATCGGTGTCTTCTTGTTTGTCGACGGGGCGATCGAGTTCACATTCAAAGAAGTACGGGTGATGGACGGATTCCATGGGGTAGGATTTCCGTTCTTCTGGGAGTTCAACCCAGGCGGCTTCGATGTCGGGGAGATAGGCTCGCACCACCCAGACGGGTTTCCCATCTCGTTCGATGGTGTGAGCGCCGAGGACGGAGAAGGGGTCTTGGTGGCTGTTATGAACGATGTAGTCAATCTGTTCGGTGGAAATGGTTTTTGACATGAGTTTTAAGGGAATGGATGGGTATTCAGGCTCTGTGCTGTTTTCTTATAGAGGTTCGGGTGCGATCGCCCCCCGGTATACCCCCGGTAGATGACTAAGCCTTAGTGTGACATGTCTGTTGTCCGCTGGCCGGCATTGGCGATGCGCCGTCAGTCCTCGGGGGGGAACTCCCTGAAGATTTTGGCCGAAACAGGGGAGTTCGGCAATAAATCTTTACAATCGAAGATACAGCAAAAACCCCCCTCTATCTGGGAGGGGGGCAAAAAGTCAGGAAATGCGAATGTGAGCTGGGGGCAGATTAGAAGGGGGTCAGGGTTCGGAACATCCGCAACAGTTGCAGCAAGAAAATGTTGTAGCGAATCTCGGAACTGAGTTGAGGCGGATCGGTTGGCTCTTGTAGTTGGGCTTGCAGGGCGGCATACTCGGCAGGAGTAAGCGGTTCGCCATCAAGGGGCGATCGCGCCTCTAGTAAAATCTGATTGCGTAACACTTCTTCGGGGGTATCGTCAGCAGGGGGAAGGGCGATCGCCCCCTCAGGAACCGCCATCAGCATCAGCGTCAGTCCTAATATCAAGCCGCTTAAGGGGTTGCGCTCCATCATGACTCTCATGACATCAATCCTGGGGGGAGGGGTTCCTGACAACACTCGTGAATCTGCTCAATCCGCTCAAACAGCCAGGGATAGTCCTGTCGGTATTGCGGAATCAACGCCAGGGGACTCAACAGTCCCGCCGCTGTAATATCCGCCACACTGAGGCGATCGCCCACCAAATAGGGCGATTCTTGCCATACCGCTCCCAGTTCCGTCAACGCCAACATTAGACGCTGGCGAGCCAAAGCCACCCCGGCCGGACTGATATCATACTGAACCCGCACCACCTTAACTAAGGTTTGCGCAAACCAAGAGGGATTGACCGATTTTCCCTCCTTGGCTCGGAAATCGTAATAGAGAAAGCGGGTAGCCGTGCCAATACTCTCATCGAGCCAATCTTCCAACAGCCAGGCCCGGCGATGACCCTCAGACTCCTCCACGGCCCAAGACGGCTCAGGGGAGTATCCCTCTAAAAACTTTAAAATCTCCGTCGAGTCCCCGACCGCCACCGGGCCGTCAGGAGATTCGGGCAACAACACAGGAACCGTCGTCAACCCCACCAACGGTTTCAATTTGAAGCGGTGAGCACCGGGAGTTAAGTTCTCCACCTCATAGGGAATCTGCTTATAGCCCAAGGCCAGGCGAACCTTACGGCAATAGTGGGAGGTGCTGAACTGAAGAAGGCGCATGGGGACAACATCAAAACAGGGGAAATAAAGAGGCAAGGAGCCGCCCCTGGGATAATACCCAAAAACGACCCCCCACCGACGAGCGGCTGCGGCTATCAACCGCAGCACCCTGGCAATAAGCTAACTAGATGGGACTTGCTAGAGACTGAACTACGGAGCGTCGGGAGTCTCAGGTTCCATCGGGGCCGCTTCATCTTCAGCCGGGTCCATGGGAGCTTCCATCGGCTCTTCTCCCTCAGGCATGCCCTCAGGTTGTCCTTCCATCGGAGCTTCTTGTTCCATGGGAGCCTCTCCAGGAGCGGTATCCGTCGGAGCGGTATCTTCAGCGCAGGCGCCTAGGAATAGGGAAAGTCCCAGAACGGCCATCAAACTTACAAGTTTAGTTTTCATGAATTTGTACCTCTTATGTCAAATGCCCACAACGTCAACACAGCTTTCAGGCTGAGTTGAGCAGCGATATTGTAATTTAACTCAAACTTAACCCAAAGGATCGGTGATCACAAAAAAAATGTGCCCAAAGACAGACCTGGCCGAACGCTTCCAAGGGAAACTGACGGTGTTAGGATGATGTGGACAAGGAGTCCGACGACGTCATGGCCAAAGGTTAACTCAATTTCAGTAATCCTTCCAGGACTGATAGACGGACTCGTTCCGCTTGCTCTCGTATTTGCTCTCGTATTGGTGGTGTTTATGACTTACGCGCTTCATTCTGCGTCCGTGAGATCCTCTCGTGCAACCGGCGAAACGAATCGAGTCGTGTCACTCGAACGCCGTCTCGACTTACGTCGTCAATCCTCTGTCTCACCATCTCGCCAACGCCGTCCCACGAACTCCGTGGTCATTCCGCTGCACGCCCGCGAACAACTGCGCCAGCAGCCAACCCCAGCTCGCTCCCTGGCGCCACTCCCCTGGCTGCGACGCAGTTCCATGGCCATCAGCGCCCTATTAGCCACCAGCACCCTCACGGTCTATGGAGGAACCGTCTATTCTCAACAACAGTGGCATGACGCCACCCGTGAACTCGAACAACTGCGGCAACAAGAACGACAACTGGTCATTGCCACGGAAGCCCTGCGGCAAAATGTAATGCAGCTTCAGCTACAGGATGAGTTAGAGAATTTAACCCTCATCTCCGAGCAAACCCTCTACATGACCCCGGCCCCCCCCCGCCGCCCGTCAGGCCCGGACACCTCCAGTCAACCCCCCAGCCCCAGTCCAGCCGCTGACTTCCCTCTGGGATACTAACCCACCCCCAATCTCAACCCTGTCCCATTCGCGACCCCAAAGCCGAGAAATTGATGCGTCACGTGCGAGGTAGACCGCTACCCCCCAACCAACGAGAGAGGAGACATTCAAGGGTCTCCCGGTCTCCCAATCCCCCAAGGCGATCGCCCTCTGGCCGTCCCCGGACCAGCCGCTCGCCCTCTCGTTCTCGTACCTACCGCTCCCAACTGGCCGCCTATCTCACCACCCTCGAAGGGTTTTCAGAGCGGACGGTGACGCAGTTCCAGGACGTGGTCGCCACCCCCTCACGGTTGCGCTTGTTCGTGGTTTGGGCGGTGTTAGCAGCGGCTGGATTGGGCTTAATGTTCAATCTATTTGTTCTACAAGTTCTCGAAGGGCCCCGACTTCAGGAATGGGCGGCAGCTCAGCAGCAACCGCCGCCCCGGAGTCTCGTGCCACGACGGATGATTGTGGATGCCCGAGGAGTCCCCTTGGCGCTTGACAGTCCTGTCTTTGATCTGTACGCCCACCCGAAACTGTTCACCGCACCCCCACGGGAAATTGCCGCCGAGTTGGGGGTGCTATTGGGGGAATCTCCCGCTCAACTTCAACACAAATTCAACAGTGCCCCCAGCGGCATTTCCTTGGCAGACTGGTTACCGCAACAGGTCGCCGTGCGCATTGCCCGACTCCGCTTCGATGGCTTAGAACTTGTCCGCTCATCTCGTCGGTTGTACCCACAGAAGGAGAGTGCAGCGGCGGTGTTGGGATATGTGGATATGGATGGGAATGGCGGGGCGGGACTGGAGTCTACCCAAAACGAGATTTTAGAACGAGAAGCCGTCTGGGTGGGTGAAGATCTCCAAAAGCGGGGGATTATCGATCGCGCGGCCCCTCCCTTTGCTCGCTTTGATGATCAACGGCTGCAACTAACCCTAGACACCCGCCTACAACAAACAGCGGAGGAGGTTTTGGCTCAAAAAATGGAGGAATTTGGGGCCAAACAGGGAACGGTCATCGTGATGGATGCCTGGGATGGCTCCCTGTTGTCGTTAGTGTCTCTGCCCTCCTACGATCCCAATGAGTTTTATGAGGCTCCGCTGGAACGCTTCCAGAATTGGGCGTTGCATGACTTATATGAACCCGGTTCTACGTTCAAACCTATCAATGTGGCGATCGCCCTAGAGTCAGGAGCCATCCGGCCTACGGATACCTTCAATGATCCCGGCCGCATCATGGTCGATGGCTGGCCCATCTCTAACTATGATTATGCCTATGCCGGGGGTCGAGGAGAACTGACCTTGACGGATATTCTGCGGGATTCGAGCAATGTGGGCATGGTTCGCATTATGGAGCGGATGGAGCCTAGTGATTATTATGATTGGCTACAACGGGTAGAGTTAGGAGAAGCAACCCAGATTGATCTGCCCTTTGAAACGGAAGGACTTCTTAAAAGCCGTCAGGCGTTTCTTGCGTCTCCTGTCGAGGCGGCTACCACCTCCTTTGGCCAGGGATTTGCCATTTCCCCAATTCAGTTAGTCCGCCTCTATGGCAGTTTAGCCAATGGGGGCTATTTAGTGACGCCCCATGTGGTTCAAGGACTGGTAGATACGGCAGGCCGGTTACAGCATGAGCCTCAGCGCCCCCAACGGGTTCGCATTTTTTCTGAAGAAACGGTACGCAATGTGGTCAAGATGATGGAGGATGCGGTCGAAGAAGGAACGGGTCAAAATGCTCGGATTCCGGGTTATCGCATTGCTGGGAAAACCGGGACGGCTCAGAAAAGTTTAGGGGATGGGGGCGGCTATTCCAGTTCGGCAGTGGTGGCCAGTTTTGTGGCGATTTTTCCTGCTGAGAATCCCCGCTATTTGGTCTTTGTTGCCCTAGACGAACCGTTGTCTGGGACGGGAGGACAGGTGGCGGCCCCGGTGAGCCGGTCCGTGATTGAACGGATGATCACCCTCTATCAGATTCCTCCAAGTTGATATCAGACGAGATTGATCATCATGGTACATCGGGTGCGTGTGGACAAGGATAAGGCGGATTTGGTGCGATCGCTGCTACGTCAGGGAGAGATGACGACGTCTCCCTTCCCCACCTATGCGGATATTTTGGCCTTTGCGGCGGCACTCGGGGCCAAACATAAGCGGCGATCGCCCATTGCGGCCGCGGTCAGCCGCGAACCAACCCCTGTGGCCCTCGATATTTTTATCTCCCGTGGCTATGACCGCCTGATTCAACTGTTGGCCATCATGGCCACCGAAGATGCCAGCATTCTCTCCCCCACTGACTCCCAGGCAGAAGCTCAACGGCTGCAAATTTTTGAGGAGTATGCCAATGGCGGTTTGGAAATTCTCCAAGGAGAACTACGAGGAGCCGTGGACTACACGGAAAACCTCTTATTGCTGCTGACGGCTGTCTGTAACCCCAATACCCAAGAGGCAAATAGTTTTGATTTACGGCGTTTTTTATAGGCATACCGCCAAGAGACTCCCTGAGCCGCTCCCCAGTTGACCATCATCGCTCAACTCTCCTCCCGCTCTTCGGGAAAATGCAAAATCAACATCGAGGACTTCGGTTGACTGCGGGCGATCGTTTCCGCAGCCCGGCCTAACGCCGGGCCACCGGCACGAGTTTTACCGGCAATTAACACCAATAAATCATTCGGTTCTAAGACCGTAATCACCTGAACCACTAAGCCGCCACGCTTAAGATCTAGGCTTACCTCCTCCAAATCAGATAAGTTAACCCGTGGCGACTCTGCGCGACTCGGAAGCACCTGTAGAATCGCGAGATCACTTTTCAATTCATTGGCTACCGACTGAGCCAACCTCAACGTTGGCCGAAACAGAGGCGACGCCACCTGAGCATCGGTGACCGCTAATCGCACCCGTTGTATATTTTCCAAAGGTTTGGGAAAGCGCGCGACCAACACCGGAACGGGGGATTGACGAACGACATTATCGATAACACTGCCAAAGAAATTCTCGCGATAGGTGGAATAGCCTTTCCAACCACAAATGACGAGACTGGCATTGCGCTCCTGGGCAACTCGCAGAATCCCCCAATCGATGGAATCATCCACCCGCCCGATGGTTTCCACTGCCGTCACCGCTCCATGAGCAATCATCTCGGCGGTACTTAAGAGCTGTTTTTGTCCCTCCCGTGCCGCCGAGGACACAGGCCCCCCGCGATCGGATAAAACATGCAGCGGCAGTAGGGTGCCTTCTTTGCGCTTGGCCAAGATAATCGCCAATTGCAGCAGTCGATCTTCTGTATTGGGGTTGGCCACCGGCACTAAAATTCTTGCCCACCATCCGTCTTGTGCACGGTCTTCCTCGCTATGTTCTGACGACTGGGCTTGAGGTGTATCCAATTGTGCCCCCCAGCGAGCGGTAATCCAGGGAGAGGCAACACAGGTAATCAAAATCATCAGGATTACCCCATTGATGGTTACCTCATCCACTAAGCCAATATCCAGGGCCACCGTAGCCGCCGCTAGGGTCGAGGCCGCCTGAGCGATGGATAAGCCAAACCCCACCATACGACCGGGGCCAGACCATTTCAAAAACCAGCCGCTTCCCCAAGCCGCCGCCAATTTACTCACCACCTCCGCTGCAACCATGACCCCCGCCACTAGCAAGGCTTCTGGCTCTTCGATCAAAATCATCGGGTCCACTAACATCCCCACAGAAATGAGGAAAAAGGGCACAAACAGGGTATTGCCGATAAACTGAATCCGATTCATCAGCGGACTGAGTTGCGGCACCAGTGGTGTAATGGCAACCCCCGCTAAGAAGGCACCGACAATCGGCTCAATTTGGATCAGGTTGGCTAAATAAGAGACCACAAATAAAGCCGCCAGGACAAACATAAATTCGGCTCGATCATCATGGCCAAACTTAATAAAAAACCAACGGCCCAGTTTGGGAATGCCCCATAAGGTAGCAAACGTGTAAATAATTAGGGAAGGAATTAAAAATAACCAAAATTCTAGGGTCAGTTCTCCCTCTTCAGCACGAACAACAACCGCTAAGACCAGTAGAGCTAAAACATTGGTAATCAGAGTTGCCCCAAGGGTTGAGGTGACGACCCGCGACTTCATAATTCCCAGACGATTTAACACCGGTAGGGCGACGAGGGTATGAGAGGCAAAGGTAGAAGCGACAAGGATTGCAGCCAGTAGGGAATAGTCGAGCATCAGGATTGCAGCCGTTCCGATCACCATGGGTAATAAGAACGTCGCCAAACCAAAACTAATCGCACCTTTGGCATTCTGGCGTAAATCTTCTAGGCTAGTTTCCAATCCTCCCAGAAACATTAAAAACAATAAGCCGACCGTCCCTAACAGGTCAATGGTGCTGTCGAGTTCGAGAACTCCTAAACCGTGAGGACCGACAACCACTCCGGCTAAAATGAGTCCGATAATACCGGGCATTTTGAACCGCTCAAATAAAAGCGGTGCCACTAACATGATGGCCAGAATAATCAGGAAAATGGCAACAGGATCGTCGGTGGGACTCAGGACTTGGGCCAAGTGGAGGATTGGTAGGTGTTTAATCTCACCACTAAGCTGAGGCAAAAGTAGATTGAGGGGAGTCATGATTCTTGTCCTGGTGCAGATTATTTATTCCCCATGATAGAAGAGGCGACCTGAATGGCCGCCTCTGTTCGTGGGGATATTATGTTAATTGTCTAATTGAGAGGTCTGAGGTATCCTGAATACCCCCAAGCCTCAACCTTGACTAGCCGACCCATTTCTCAGAAACCAGTTCAGCCAAGTCAACCACCCGTTGACTGTAGCCCCATTCGTTGTCATACCAGGCAACGACTTTAATCAGATCTCCATCCATGACCAAAGTGAGGCTGGAATCGACGATGGAGGACTCGTTAGCTCCCTTGTAGTCCGTAGAGACGAGAGGTTCATCACTGTAACCCAAGATGCCTTTCATGTGACCATTGGCCGCACTATGGAGCACTTCGTTCAATTGCTCAGTGAAGGTTTTACGCTCAACTTGAGCCACGAGGTCCACCACAGATACGTTGGGGGTGGGAACCCGCAGCGCAATCCCGTTGAGCTTCCCTTTCATTTCCGGAATGACCAGGGCCACGGCTTTGGCTGCACCGGTGGAGGTGGGGACAATGTTCATGGCCGCGGCCCGAGCACGACGGACATCCCGGTGACTGGCATCGAGTAACCGCTGGTCTCCGGTGTAACTGTGGGTGGTGGTCATGGTGCCTTTGATGATGCCGAAGTTCTCATGCAACACCTTGACGATGGGCGCTAAGCAGTTGGTGGTACAACTGGCGTTGCTCACCACGTTGTAGTCCTCGTGCTTATAGCTTTCGTGGTTAACCCCCATCACGTAGGTTCCAATCTCGCCGCCTTTACCCGGGGCGGTGATGAGAACCTTTTTCGCGCCAGCCTGCAAGTGCTTGGATGCACCTTCTTCCGTGACGAAGACCCCGGTGGATTCCACCACTAAGTCAATATCCCACTCTTTCCAGGGGAGATTGAGGGGATTGCGATCACTGACGCATTTAATCGTCTTACCGTTGACAATAATCGAATTACTATCGCAACTGACCTCTGCGTCCAACTTGCCCAGCATGGTGTCATACTTGAGCAAGTGCGCATTGGTTTTCGGGTCGGAGGTGTCGTTAACCCCCACAATTTCCAACCCGGTATTTTCACGGGTTAGCCAGCAACGCAAAAAGTTGCGTCCAATACGTCCAAAACCATTAATTGCTACTCTAATCACCTTGTTTCCTCCTAACAGCGATCGCCCACCAAATCGATAAACGGGCTTGACGTTACAATCGAGCTATAATGCTCGTTCACAGATTTTCAATCTCGACAGACTGAGTCTCCTGCGTCGTTGAGAACGAATCTAGACGGGAGAGCGAACCGGCGCCTGTCTGGGCAGACGGCTGGTGTCTCGCGTTTGATCGCCTCCACAGGCAGTTTTGAATCTAGTTGACGTCCCATCGTCACACTGCATCTGAGTGCATGGGGTCAACAAGTCGTTATGAAATTTTCGTGACGCAGTTCGGTGACTCTGACCTACATCTACCGACCCAACACAACATGATTATTGGGTTTGTCTGCTATCCTATCGGCTCTCCTCACCATTCTCCAACCCCTTGCCTTTTAAGACATGGTGGTGGCACTCTGGCAAGTTCAGGTAGCGCCTCTAATCATATCGCAAAGCCTGTCCGTTTCCTGATCATTTTTGTCAGGGGGAACTGAGGATGTCCAAGACTCCCCAGGCTAGGCGTTGACGGTCTGATCACGGGGTTAACTCCCCCTGCCGGAAATCCGGACGCTGAAAAATTGCGCGGATTTCCTCAACCTACCGCTGAAAGCGAGTTGACAGATTCCCCCAAGCTCATCGAGCCAAGGGAGTCACTCAGATGGCGGGTCAACCTCGGGGACTGAGTGGGATTTGGGGTCTGGCTCCTGAGGAGATATCATAGCCCTCAACCCCAGAGGTCAAGCTCAATGACAGACAAACCCGTTCACAGATACCACGATTGAGCTGACAAATCCCTCGGCCATCCTCTGCCGATCTCGGTAAGATGAATGGTGTTCAATTTGTCCAAAGTCGTATCGCAAAATAACAATACCTGATATGATGTCGCGTGTTATCGGTACGGTGTGGTGTGTTAGGAGCGAAAATGCCGGATTCTGTTGATTTCAGCGGCAAGCCATTTCATTTCATCGGCATCGGTGGAATTGGCATGTCTGCTCTAGCATATATTTTAGCGAAGCGCCAGCTTCCTGTCTTCGGTTCGGATCTCAAGTCGAATCATATTACTCAGCGACTACAAAAGCTAGGTGTTCATATTTTCTGGGAACAGGAAGCGAAGAATCTAGAGGTTTTCACGACTAGACCGGACTCCGCCCCCTCCGGGACTGAGACGCGCCAGCGAGATGAGGCCAGCCAAGCGGCGATCGCCCCTCAAGAACTCCCCCAGGTAATTTGCTCGACCGCCATCAACCCCAACAATGGGGAGTACCAAGCCGCCATGGCCCTAGGTTGCCCAATTTTCCACCGTTCCGATGTTCTGGCAGCCCTCATCCAAACTCACCACAGTATCGCCGTTGCCGGAACCCACGGAAAAACGACCACCAGCAGCTTAATTGGCTATCTGCTCTTACAAACGGGACTTGACCCAACCATTGTCGTAGGCGGGGAAGTGGAAGCCTGGTCAGGGAATGCCCGTTTGGGAGCCAGCCCCTATCTAGTGGCCGAAGCCGATGAGTCGGATGGGTCTTTGGTTAAA contains these protein-coding regions:
- a CDS encoding glutathione S-transferase family protein translates to MRLLQFSTSHYCRKVRLALGYKQIPYEVENLTPGAHRFKLKPLVGLTTVPVLLPESPDGPVAVGDSTEILKFLEGYSPEPSWAVEESEGHRRAWLLEDWLDESIGTATRFLYYDFRAKEGKSVNPSWFAQTLVKVVRVQYDISPAGVALARQRLMLALTELGAVWQESPYLVGDRLSVADITAAGLLSPLALIPQYRQDYPWLFERIEQIHECCQEPLPPGLMS
- a CDS encoding type I glyceraldehyde-3-phosphate dehydrogenase, yielding MIRVAINGFGRIGRNFLRCWLTRENTGLEIVGVNDTSDPKTNAHLLKYDTMLGKLDAEVSCDSNSIIVNGKTIKCVSDRNPLNLPWKEWDIDLVVESTGVFVTEEGASKHLQAGAKKVLITAPGKGGEIGTYVMGVNHESYKHEDYNVVSNASCTTNCLAPIVKVLHENFGIIKGTMTTTHSYTGDQRLLDASHRDVRRARAAAMNIVPTSTGAAKAVALVIPEMKGKLNGIALRVPTPNVSVVDLVAQVERKTFTEQLNEVLHSAANGHMKGILGYSDEPLVSTDYKGANESSIVDSSLTLVMDGDLIKVVAWYDNEWGYSQRVVDLAELVSEKWVG
- a CDS encoding cation:proton antiporter, whose protein sequence is MTPLNLLLPQLSGEIKHLPILHLAQVLSPTDDPVAIFLIILAIMLVAPLLFERFKMPGIIGLILAGVVVGPHGLGVLELDSTIDLLGTVGLLFLMFLGGLETSLEDLRQNAKGAISFGLATFLLPMVIGTAAILMLDYSLLAAILVASTFASHTLVALPVLNRLGIMKSRVVTSTLGATLITNVLALLVLAVVVRAEEGELTLEFWLFLIPSLIIYTFATLWGIPKLGRWFFIKFGHDDRAEFMFVLAALFVVSYLANLIQIEPIVGAFLAGVAITPLVPQLSPLMNRIQFIGNTLFVPFFLISVGMLVDPMILIEEPEALLVAGVMVAAEVVSKLAAAWGSGWFLKWSGPGRMVGFGLSIAQAASTLAAATVALDIGLVDEVTINGVILMILITCVASPWITARWGAQLDTPQAQSSEHSEEDRAQDGWWARILVPVANPNTEDRLLQLAIILAKRKEGTLLPLHVLSDRGGPVSSAAREGQKQLLSTAEMIAHGAVTAVETIGRVDDSIDWGILRVAQERNASLVICGWKGYSTYRENFFGSVIDNVVRQSPVPVLVARFPKPLENIQRVRLAVTDAQVASPLFRPTLRLAQSVANELKSDLAILQVLPSRAESPRVNLSDLEEVSLDLKRGGLVVQVITVLEPNDLLVLIAGKTRAGGPALGRAAETIARSQPKSSMLILHFPEEREES
- a CDS encoding penicillin-binding protein 2 codes for the protein MFNLFVLQVLEGPRLQEWAAAQQQPPPRSLVPRRMIVDARGVPLALDSPVFDLYAHPKLFTAPPREIAAELGVLLGESPAQLQHKFNSAPSGISLADWLPQQVAVRIARLRFDGLELVRSSRRLYPQKESAAAVLGYVDMDGNGGAGLESTQNEILEREAVWVGEDLQKRGIIDRAAPPFARFDDQRLQLTLDTRLQQTAEEVLAQKMEEFGAKQGTVIVMDAWDGSLLSLVSLPSYDPNEFYEAPLERFQNWALHDLYEPGSTFKPINVAIALESGAIRPTDTFNDPGRIMVDGWPISNYDYAYAGGRGELTLTDILRDSSNVGMVRIMERMEPSDYYDWLQRVELGEATQIDLPFETEGLLKSRQAFLASPVEAATTSFGQGFAISPIQLVRLYGSLANGGYLVTPHVVQGLVDTAGRLQHEPQRPQRVRIFSEETVRNVVKMMEDAVEEGTGQNARIPGYRIAGKTGTAQKSLGDGGGYSSSAVVASFVAIFPAENPRYLVFVALDEPLSGTGGQVAAPVSRSVIERMITLYQIPPS
- a CDS encoding DNA phosphorothioation-associated protein 4, giving the protein MMVHRVRVDKDKADLVRSLLRQGEMTTSPFPTYADILAFAAALGAKHKRRSPIAAAVSREPTPVALDIFISRGYDRLIQLLAIMATEDASILSPTDSQAEAQRLQIFEEYANGGLEILQGELRGAVDYTENLLLLLTAVCNPNTQEANSFDLRRFL
- the glgB gene encoding 1,4-alpha-glucan branching enzyme; the encoded protein is MSKTISTEQIDYIVHNSHQDPFSVLGAHTIERDGKPVWVVRAYLPDIEAAWVELPEERKSYPMESVHHPYFFECELDRPVDKQEDTDPFPINYQLRLKQGDHEQVIYDPYAFRSPKLTDFDIHLFSEGNHHRIYEKLGAHLLTANGVEGVYFAVWAPNARNVSVLGNFNSWDGRKHQMAKRGNGVWEIFIPEVAVGTPYKYEIKNYDGHIYEKSDPYGFQQEIRPKTASIVTDLDSYEWSDTEWMETRRHTDPMTSPVSIYEVHLGSWLNASYDEPGTDYLGNSLPPVAVADLKPGARFLTYRELADRLIPYVKDLNFTHIELLPVAEHPFDGSWGYQVTGYYAATSRYGSPQDLMYFIDQCHQHGIGVVVDWVPGHFPKDGHGLAFFDGTHLYEHADPRKGEHKGWGTLVFNYGRNEVRNFLVANAIFWFDKFHIDGIRVDAVASMLYLNYDREDGEWVANQYGGCENIEAADFIRQVNHVLFSYYPGILSIAEESTAWPMVSWPTYVGGLGFNLKWNMGWMHDMLDYFAMDPWFRQFHQNNITFSIWYHYSENYVLALSHDEIVHGKSNMLGKVPGDEWQKFANLRCLYAYMFAHPGKKTLFMSMEFGQWSEWNVWDDLDWDLLNYPPHQNLKGFVSALNQIYRREPALHSQDFEEAGFDWIDCNDNSHSVVSFLRRDKFSDDVIMVVCNFTPQPHSHYRVGVPEGGFYTEIFNSDAADFGGSNMGNLGGKWTDEWSFHTYPQSLDLCLPPLSVLMFKLDRNKSTVTTAADTVSVNTTL